The sequence ATACTGCAGACCTCTGTGGGTATGAGCAGTTGCGCACTGTGTATCTGCGACGTGGATTCGAACGGTTTTATGGCGGCGTCAGACGCCCTGCGTGTTCTGCAACGCGCCGTGGGTCTGTCGGTAACGCTCGTCTGCCCGGCCTGCTGAACAGAGCGGGCGGCTGCAGGTCAGTCGAGTCGGCTGATGTCTTCGAGTTCGCGGCCGCGGGTTTCGGGCAGGCGCAGCAGCACCAGGCCTCCTACCGCCACCGTGAGCGAAATCCAGGCCGTGGCCGAGGCTATCTGCTCGGCGTTGTCGCTGCCCATTCCCAGCAGCCACAGTCCCAGCGCCCAGCCCAGGGTCTGCACCGACACCGTCCAGCCCGAGGCCGTGCTGCGAAACGAGGTGGGAAACAACTCTGTTGATATAGCGCGCAGTATTACCGAGCCGGCCGTACCGCAGAACACTATGAAAATGTAGGCAATCGGCAAAGCGGCGCCGCCGGGTCCGCGGTAGAACAGCCAGGCGGCGGCAGGGTAGAGCAGGAAGAACACCGCACCCACTATCCTGCGGCCGTGTTTGTCGCCCTGTTTGCCGGCTACGATGTTGCCGATTATACCTACCATTCCACCGGCGATGACCATGAACGAATACTGTCCGGGCGACCAGCCGTGCAGCTTCTGCACGATGTAGGAAGTGAACTGGAAGACGCTCACCTCGCCGGTAGCAACCAGCAGGCTGGTCAGGCCCACGAGCGCTGTGCGGCCCGGAAACGCGGTGGCCAGGTCGATGACCGGCTGCAGGGCGTCGCGCCAGCGGTGGTCGGTGTCAGCCGTGGATGCCTTACCGGTGGCGAGTCGGTTGGCGATAAAGCGACCTGTCTCGGGCAGGTTGCGGCCGAACATGGGAAGCAGGAATACGGGAAGTATTCCTATCGCGTAGAGGCTGCGCCAGCCGAAAGGCAGCAGGTCGATGAAGGCGAAGCCGAGCGCCCCGAGCCCGTGACCGAAAGCTGCCAGCGCCGCCGTCATGCCTATGCCCCAGCCGCGGTGCTCGGCCGGGAACTCCTCGGCGATCAGCACCATGCCTATGGCCACGCCGGCGAGCAGGAAGGTGCGCGTAAACATCTGCGCTGCGACAAAGTGGGCCGGCGTCTGGGCCAGCGCGGTGAGGAAGGTGCCCAGGCTGAAGCCGACGACGGTGGCCAGGAAAACCGGGCGACGCCCGATGCGGTCGGCCACCGGTACTACTGCAAGGGCCGGCAGGCCGCCTATCCTCACGAGTCCGAGCAGGCCGCCCATCTTGTCTTCGTCCATGCCCACGCCTTCAGCGATGTGCTTGAGCGCCGAGGTGATTATCGAAAGGTCGTAGCCTTCGAACAGCAGGGCCAGCGAGACCACCCCCAGCAACTTTATGTGGCGGTCTTCGAGGGGGGGGAGGGGCCCAAGGAAGTGAGGGATCCACCAGGGGCGCTTGACGGCTGCTGCACTCACGGAAGGGGGGGGAGCTCCACTATCGCAACGCCGTCTTCTTCAACAACGGGCAGTGACTCAAGGCTTTTTCCCGAGGGCGGCCCGGCTACGCACAGGCCGGTAGCCGGTTCGTACAGGGCCCCGTGCGTGGCGCAGACTATCCAGCAACGGTCGTTTGAAAGAAACCGGTTCTCGACCCAGTCGAGCGTGGTGGGTATGTGTCGGCAGCGGTTGCGGTAAGCCAGCAGGCGGCCTTCGTGCCGCAGCAGGAAAGCCGGCGCGAGGATGTTTTTATCCTCAACACCGCCTTCCGTGGGTGGCGCTGCATCAGTAAAAGAAAAGGCAAGAGTCTCGCCTTCGGCCAGCTTCGAGGCGGCATCTATACGCATGGTGCGCGGAGCCATCCGCGCAGACTATCAGTGGTGGCTTGGCCGGGCTACTGCGCCTCGGGCCGTGGGGCTGGAGTTGTGGGTGGCTTTCATGCTAAACAGGGCCACCGGTGTTGTCCGGGGGAGTACTCTGCTTATGGTTGCCACGCTTCGTCTGGGTTCTGCTCACCGGTCTGTTTCAGCATTCGCCCTTGCTTTCGTTTTCATCGCCACCGCGACCCCCGGACAGTCCTGGTCGGCGGGCCCCGAAGTCGGCATGAAAATCACCAAGGTGAACATGCACGAGTACGACGACTACCTGCCGCCGTCGGTGCAGATCATGCTCGACTACGGCATGACCATAGAAGTGGGCGACTACGAATCCTGCCCATGGCCCAAAGCCTTTATTGAAGCCACCGAGAAGTACTCGAGCCAGGTTGAGTTGGCCGAAGACAACCTGGCCCTGCACAACTACACGGCCGGCATGCCGTTTCCGAACATCGACGCCAATGATCCGGCTGCCGCGTGGAAGATCATGTGGAACCATGAGCACAAGCCGGCCTTCAGCGATGACGTGCGCACCGAGTGGGTGGTCGAGAACATGGACGATCGCGGCTACGTCGAAAAGATGCTGTCGTCGGATGTCTGGCGGCGCCTGAAGTGGGAAGGGCGTATCATCCATGACCCGAAACCGGTCATAGAACACGAGCCGCCCATGCGTTTCACCGAGCAGTGGGGGCCGATCCAGACGCCTTTCGACTTGAAGGGGACGTCGTTTTTATCGTACCGCTACGAGGAAGCGCAGCGGTCGGATGACTCCTGGCTCTACCTCCCGGCACTCCGGCGTGTACGTCGTTATTCCACCTCGGATCGAAGCGGCACGCTGTTCGGCGGTGACATAGACCAGGATTCTATCTGGGGCTTTAACTCCAAGCCCGAGTGGTGGGATTTTCGGTTGCTCGGCCAGCGCGAAATTCTCGTACCCATGCACACAGGCAAGTACGGTACCCTCGACTTGTGGTGTGGCACCGCCGGCACCGCCAGTTGGGTGCCCTGCGTGAAGTGGGAAAAGCGCAAGGTATGGCTGGTCAAGGGCACCCCCGAGCGCTTGCCCGTGTACGCGTTTTCGAAGCGCCACCTATGGGTTGACCAGGAAGTATACAACGTGACCACTTCTGAGATTTTCGATAAGGCCGGTGAGCTTTGGAAGGTGTGGCAGAACACCTTCTGGTGCACCGAGTCCGTGCGTGACAATCGCCGCTACGAGGATAAGCGCCTGTTCACGCCGGCCATAGCCATGATCGACTTCCAGTTGCGCCATAGCTCGCGCATAACGCCACCGGGCCCGGCCAACCCCATGGAACACGACTGGATGTTCGAGGCCAGCGAGGAGTCCTTGAACGTGCCCGAGTTCTACACGATAGCCAGCGTTCTCAACGAGGGACGCTGACGTTTCGCGGCGGTCGCCACACTGATAGCCGGGCTGATTGCAGCCTCGGTGTTCGGCCGCGGTGCAGAAAACGGCCTGGGAAACAGTAGGGCGCGTGAAAGTGCTACGCCGTCCGCTGCTGCTGTTCGACGGCGACTGTTCGTTCTGTCGACTATGGATCGAGCGTTGGCGGCGAAGCAGCGGCGAAAGCGTAGACTACGCCTCCTCGCAGCAGCGGGGCGCTGAGTTTCCGGATGTAGCCCCCGACGTCTTCGAACGCACGGTGGTGCTGGTCGACGTCGATGGTTGCGTGTACCAGG is a genomic window of Candidatus Binatota bacterium containing:
- a CDS encoding MFS transporter, giving the protein MSAAAVKRPWWIPHFLGPLPPLEDRHIKLLGVVSLALLFEGYDLSIITSALKHIAEGVGMDEDKMGGLLGLVRIGGLPALAVVPVADRIGRRPVFLATVVGFSLGTFLTALAQTPAHFVAAQMFTRTFLLAGVAIGMVLIAEEFPAEHRGWGIGMTAALAAFGHGLGALGFAFIDLLPFGWRSLYAIGILPVFLLPMFGRNLPETGRFIANRLATGKASTADTDHRWRDALQPVIDLATAFPGRTALVGLTSLLVATGEVSVFQFTSYIVQKLHGWSPGQYSFMVIAGGMVGIIGNIVAGKQGDKHGRRIVGAVFFLLYPAAAWLFYRGPGGAALPIAYIFIVFCGTAGSVILRAISTELFPTSFRSTASGWTVSVQTLGWALGLWLLGMGSDNAEQIASATAWISLTVAVGGLVLLRLPETRGRELEDISRLD
- a CDS encoding Rieske (2Fe-2S) protein — translated: MAPRTMRIDAASKLAEGETLAFSFTDAAPPTEGGVEDKNILAPAFLLRHEGRLLAYRNRCRHIPTTLDWVENRFLSNDRCWIVCATHGALYEPATGLCVAGPPSGKSLESLPVVEEDGVAIVELPPLP
- a CDS encoding DUF1329 domain-containing protein encodes the protein MFLSSTPPSVGGAASVKEKARVSPSASFEAASIRMVRGAIRADYQWWLGRATAPRAVGLELWVAFMLNRATGVVRGSTLLMVATLRLGSAHRSVSAFALAFVFIATATPGQSWSAGPEVGMKITKVNMHEYDDYLPPSVQIMLDYGMTIEVGDYESCPWPKAFIEATEKYSSQVELAEDNLALHNYTAGMPFPNIDANDPAAAWKIMWNHEHKPAFSDDVRTEWVVENMDDRGYVEKMLSSDVWRRLKWEGRIIHDPKPVIEHEPPMRFTEQWGPIQTPFDLKGTSFLSYRYEEAQRSDDSWLYLPALRRVRRYSTSDRSGTLFGGDIDQDSIWGFNSKPEWWDFRLLGQREILVPMHTGKYGTLDLWCGTAGTASWVPCVKWEKRKVWLVKGTPERLPVYAFSKRHLWVDQEVYNVTTSEIFDKAGELWKVWQNTFWCTESVRDNRRYEDKRLFTPAIAMIDFQLRHSSRITPPGPANPMEHDWMFEASEESLNVPEFYTIASVLNEGR